In Halopelagius longus, the following proteins share a genomic window:
- a CDS encoding zinc ribbon domain-containing protein, whose amino-acid sequence MKQNYCSNCGNELASDASFCSDCGEAIAAGGEPKWVTENILWFQNLAIVGAVMFIVAIIYLTIRPESSGNSDTFAGNVMLVSMSILVGSYYLYRRARSGTST is encoded by the coding sequence ATGAAACAAAATTACTGTTCAAATTGTGGAAATGAATTGGCCTCGGATGCCTCTTTCTGTTCAGATTGTGGTGAAGCAATTGCCGCAGGAGGAGAACCGAAGTGGGTCACGGAAAATATACTTTGGTTCCAAAACCTCGCAATCGTTGGTGCAGTGATGTTCATAGTAGCAATTATTTATCTCACCATCCGACCAGAGTCTTCTGGGAACTCAGACACCTTTGCTGGTAATGTGATGTTGGTCAGTATGTCGATCTTGGTCGGCTCTTATTATCTCTACAGAAGAGCACGAAGTGGAACAAGCACATAA
- a CDS encoding tyrosine-type recombinase/integrase, which produces MDGDEMEPSRNIVIVPESNADLLTEKEEIDYYEHRKAFLTFLLKFGKNPKKAKGYSPYTVYNTGYRAAAFDRWVWQEGGEYRFPPTEDDAAEYMKQVALSEVSDSTKGKKLEMLRRYSKWLSDQYGVADWEFQWEFKSGGGNSGPRDFLSIEERRKVRQAALSIDGNPAYGVEDKDALAVTDGSWKFTSLVWTSLDTGLRPVEVGRATVDWVDVDNGVLRIPREESSKNEGNWTVSLTDRTATALDRWIDERSQHPRYADTRSLWLTRHGNRYGANELRRLLHRLCERAGIDTTSRQMSWYTIRHSVGTFMTKERDLAATKAQLRHKNAKTTMKYDQVPVEDRRDALDRMG; this is translated from the coding sequence ATGGACGGCGACGAGATGGAACCGAGTAGAAACATCGTCATTGTCCCCGAGTCAAACGCTGACTTGCTCACGGAGAAGGAGGAGATAGACTATTACGAACACAGGAAGGCGTTTCTCACGTTCCTCCTCAAGTTCGGAAAGAATCCCAAGAAGGCGAAGGGGTACTCTCCTTACACGGTCTACAACACTGGTTACAGAGCCGCCGCGTTCGACCGTTGGGTATGGCAGGAAGGCGGGGAGTACCGGTTCCCGCCTACAGAAGACGACGCTGCGGAGTACATGAAGCAGGTTGCTCTAAGCGAGGTCTCTGATTCGACCAAGGGCAAGAAACTCGAAATGCTCCGGCGGTACTCCAAGTGGTTGTCCGACCAGTATGGGGTAGCTGACTGGGAGTTCCAATGGGAGTTCAAGAGCGGCGGCGGTAACTCCGGGCCTCGGGACTTCCTCTCTATCGAGGAACGCAGGAAGGTTCGACAGGCAGCGCTCAGTATCGACGGGAACCCCGCTTACGGCGTAGAAGACAAGGACGCTCTCGCTGTGACCGATGGCTCTTGGAAGTTCACCTCGCTGGTGTGGACCAGTCTCGATACGGGACTCCGTCCGGTTGAGGTAGGTCGCGCAACTGTAGATTGGGTTGACGTCGATAATGGAGTACTCCGTATCCCCCGTGAAGAGTCCAGTAAGAACGAGGGGAACTGGACTGTTAGCCTCACAGACCGAACAGCAACGGCTCTGGACCGCTGGATTGACGAACGAAGCCAACACCCCCGGTACGCCGACACCCGCTCTCTGTGGCTCACAAGACACGGGAATCGCTACGGAGCAAACGAACTTCGACGTCTCCTCCACCGGCTCTGTGAACGAGCAGGTATCGATACTACTTCCCGCCAGATGTCGTGGTACACTATCCGGCACTCTGTGGGGACGTTCATGACGAAGGAACGGGACTTGGCAGCAACGAAGGCACAACTCCGTCACAAGAATGCGAAAACGACAATGAAGTACGATCAAGTCCCGGTTGAGGACCGCAGAGATGCATTAGATCGGATGGGGTAG
- a CDS encoding cyclin family protein: MYSARDRVENEEWLTHIETAADRLELGSEARSYASDMFLSQIPASDRSKKAIAAASLYAGALIAGEERSQTEVADAADVTRLSIQQRWKDILEDAGFRPPSW, translated from the coding sequence ATGTACAGCGCCCGGGACAGAGTCGAGAACGAGGAGTGGTTGACGCACATCGAGACGGCGGCGGACAGACTCGAACTCGGCTCCGAAGCGCGGTCTTACGCGTCGGATATGTTCCTCTCGCAGATACCGGCGTCCGATAGGTCGAAGAAGGCCATCGCCGCCGCCAGCCTCTACGCGGGCGCACTCATCGCGGGCGAGGAACGCTCCCAGACCGAAGTCGCGGACGCCGCCGACGTCACACGGCTGAGCATCCAACAGCGGTGGAAAGACATCCTCGAAGACGCGGGGTTCCGCCCGCCGTCGTGGTGA
- a CDS encoding phosphopantetheine adenylyltransferase translates to MNVALGGTFDPVHDGHVALFERAFELGDVTVGLTSDELAPETRHVDRYVRSFEERRRRLVEELEPLAAEHDRSFEVRELTEPTGIATEPQFDVLVVSPETTDGAERVNEIRKERGLDPLDVEVVDHVVAEDGERISSTRIVQGEIDRHGNVTPEREGRDPMEPVDDDGDDS, encoded by the coding sequence ATGAACGTCGCGCTGGGGGGGACCTTCGACCCGGTCCACGACGGCCACGTCGCACTCTTCGAGCGGGCTTTCGAACTCGGGGACGTGACCGTCGGTCTCACGAGCGACGAACTCGCGCCCGAAACCCGCCACGTCGACCGCTACGTCCGGTCGTTCGAGGAACGCCGCCGCCGCCTCGTCGAGGAACTGGAACCGCTCGCGGCGGAGCACGACCGCTCCTTCGAGGTCCGAGAACTCACCGAACCGACCGGCATCGCGACCGAACCGCAGTTCGACGTCCTCGTCGTCTCCCCGGAGACGACCGACGGCGCGGAGCGAGTCAACGAGATTCGAAAAGAGCGCGGGTTGGACCCACTCGACGTGGAGGTGGTGGACCACGTCGTCGCCGAGGACGGCGAGCGCATCTCCTCGACGCGCATCGTCCAAGGCGAAATCGACCGCCACGGGAACGTGACGCCCGAACGCGAGGGGCGCGACCCGATGGAACCGGTGGACGACGACGGCGACGACTCCTAA